The sequence GCGCACGCCGCGCGCGTCGACTCCGGCGAGGGCCTGGCTGCGCCTGCCGTTACCCTGGCCGCGCCCGTCGTGGTTCTCGCCGGCGCCTCGGCGCGCGCCGACCACAAGCCGGTCATGGCCTGGCTGGAGCCGCTGGTCGCCGCGATGCCGGGCGGCGGCGGGACGATCGTCTCGGGCGGCACGAGCCAGGGGGTCAGCGCGCTGGCCGCCGCGGCTGGTCGTGAGCTGCCCGGCTGGCGCAGCGTCGGCTACCTGCCGGCCCGGCTGCCCAGAGGTGTCACGTCGGACGACCGCTACGACCAGCTGCGCCGGACCCAAGCGGCCGGCTTCGGGCTGAGCGAGCCGCTGGCGTACTGGTCGGACCTGCTGGCCTCGCGCGTACGTCCTGCCGACGTCTACCTGCTCGGGATCGGCGGCTCGGTCCTCACCGGGCTGGAGCTGCACCTGGCCGCCGCGCTCGGCGCCGTGGTGGCCGTCGGGGGCGTGGAGTCCGCTGCCCTCGATGCGATCAGCCCGATCCCGACCGACATCCACGCCCAGCTCGTCCATCCTGAAGCTCGCAGCCTGCGCACCTGGCTGTCCACCACCGCTCCCTCTTGGAATGAACGCGGCGTTCTTCCAATAGGTCGGTAGGAACGTCGCGTTCATTCCAAGAGTGGGGGCTGGGAACCCGCACGTCGTGCCCGTAGGTGCATAGGCCGTCGCGGAGGGTTACCTCGGGTGCCACCCCGGGACTACGTTGCGTGATCATCCGCGCCTCCTCGAGGAGGGGACCATGGCGTCGAACCGGGACCTCGAACAGCAAGTGGCGGAACTGACCCAGAAGCTGGAAGCACTGCAAGCCGCGGTGATGCGGCGGGAGGACGTACCTGCCCCGGAGCAGCCCGCGGACCACGCCGCGGACCACGTCGTGTCGCGACGCGGCCTGCTCACCTCGTTGCCCGTCCTCGCCGCGGCCGGCGCCGGCGCGATGGCGCTGAGTGGGCTGACCGCGAGCCCGGCCGCCGCGGCCGCGGGCGACCCGTTGCTGCTCGGCCAGTCCAACGACCCCAGCGACCAGACCACGTCGCTGTTCATGACGAACAGCACCGACTACGCGCTCGACGTGACCACCGGCGGCATCCACGCCTCGACGATGCACATCGGCGACGGCCAGGTGAACGACGACGGCGACCTCACCGTGCTGAGGTACGACGACTACACGCTGTACGTCGAGTGCCGCAACCAGGTCAGCAGCAGCGCGGACCACGGTGGCAGCGCGATCTACGCCGACGGCTTCATGGCGGCCGCCATCGTCGTCGACGGCTACGAGGGGCTACCGAACGGCCAGTCCCAGCCCAACAACGTCACCCCCGGCCTGGGCCTCGACATCACCGGCCACGACTCCAGCCCGGGCATCCACGTCAAGACCGACGCGGCGGAACTGCTGCACGCCTCGCAGGGCGACACCTCGACCTCGACCGACGCGGCGCAGATCGTCACCCACGGCTTGGGCCGCGGCCTGTACGTCCAGTCGGTCAACACCTCCAACGCCAACGGCACGATCACCGGCGTCAACGCAGGCTCCGGTGCTGGCGTGTGGGGGACGAACTCCTCCTCCTCGCACGCCGGCATCGGCGTCGTCGGGGTCGGCGGGACCATCGGGCGGGGCGGGCGCTTCCGCGGCGGCGCCGCGGCCGTCCAGCTGCAGCCCTCCACCGCCTCGACCCACCCCGGCAGCGGCCAGGCCGGCGACCTGTTCGTCGACGCCAGCCACCGCCTGTGGTTCTGCAAGGGCGGCACCACCTGGCACCAGCTCGCCTGACACCGCTGGGTACCCCTTCGTACACGCAATCTTGCGGAACGTCACCGCACGCGCCCGTACGGGTTTACCGTGCCGCTGATCATCTTCCCCGGGGTGCCCAGGAGGTACGCGATGGCGTCGACGCACGACCTCGAGCAGCAGGTGGCCGAGCTGACCCAGCAGGTGGCCGAGCTGAGGGAGTTGCTGGGCAGGCGGGAGGACGTACGCCCTCCCGCCGCTCCCGCGACCCGCGAAGCGAAGGTCTCCCGCCGAGGCCTGCTCACCTCCCTGCCGGCCCTCGCGGCCGCCGGTGCGGGCGCGGCGGCGCTGACCGGTCTCGCCGCGAGCCCCGCCCACGCCGCAGCCGGTGACCCGATGCTGCTCGGCCAGGTCAACGACCCCGGCGGCCAGACCACGTCACTGTCCATGCCGGACGAGACCGACGTCGCGATCGACGTCACGAACGGCGGAATCCACGCCAGCACCATGCACATCGGGGACCAGGCGGAGGGCGACAACGGCGACGTGTACGTCCTGCTGGAGGACCAGATCGCCCTCGCCGTCTACTCCCGCAATCTGGTACGCAGCGCCGTGGAGTGGGGCGGCACAGCCATCTACGCCTCCGGCAAGATGGCGCCGGCCATCTCCCTCGACGCCTGGGACGGCGCCCCCAACGGCGTCGCCCCGCCGTTCGTCACGGTCCCCGGGATCGGCGTCCAGATCGTCGCGCACGACACCAGCCAGGGCATCGTCGCCTCCACCGAGACCGCCGACGTGCTCGACCTCACCCAGTCCGACACGTCCACGACGACCGACGCCGCCCACCTCGTCACTCATGGGCTCGGACGAGGGGTGTACGTCGAGGCCGTCAACACCGCCAACGACAACGGCACCGTCACGGGCGTCAACTACGGCTCGGGCGCCGGCGTGTGGGGCACGAACGCCTCCGCCGTCCACGCCGGCATCGGCGTCGTCGGGGTCGGCGGGACCATCGGGCGGGGCGGGCGCTTCCGCGGCGGCGCCGCGGCCGTCCAGCTGCAGCCCTCTACCGCCTCGACCCACCCCAGCAGCGGCCAGGCCGGCGACCTGTTCGTCGACGCCAGCCACCGCCTGTGGTTCTGCAAGGGCGGCACCACCTGGCACCAGCTCGCCTGACGCCTTACTAGAGGGGGTGCCACATGTGGCGGTGCGGGAGGCCGGCGTCGTCGAACTCCGCGCCGAAGGCGACGTACCCGAGCCGCTCGTAGAACCCCAGCGCGTGCGTCTGCGCGCCGAGGTAGACCAGGTGCAGGCCGCGCTCGGCGGCGCGGGACTCCAGGGCGCGTACGAGCTGCGCGCCGACCCCCGCCCCGCGCAGCGAGCCCAGCACGGCGATGCGGCCCAGGTGCCCGACGGGGCCCAGCGCCGCGTCGAGCCCGAGGAAGCCCGGCTCCTCGATGACGAGGCGCCCGGCGCCGACGTACTCCTCGCCACGCAGCGCCACCACGTGGTCCGCAGTCGCGTCCCGCTCGTCTCGTTCGAGGTCGAGCGGGACGCCCTGCTCCTCGACGAAGACGACGTAGCGCACCCGCAGCGCACCCGCGAGGTCCAGCGAGGACTCGGCCAGTTTGACCGATACCTCGGGGAGGCCCACGTACGGCATCCTGCCAGCGTGACCCGGCGAGAGCGGCTGCGGTTCTGGGAGCACCCGCCAGGGCCGGTCTTCCACGCGCTGCTGGTCCCCCTCGGCCTGGCACTCCTCTGGAACGCCAGCCTGCCCGGCGACGACTTCCTGCTCATCATGGTCGTGACGTTCCTCGTGGTGCTCGCCGCGGTGGTCTGGGCTGTCCGCGTCCTCGCCTTCATCGCGACCAGACGGCGCTTCTCCTGGTGGCTGGTCGTCGCGCCCGTGGCCGGTCTGGTCGTCCTGTCGCTCGACGTGACGAACCTGCCGCTTCAGGCACGCTTCCAGCTCAGCCGCACCGCGTTCGACCGGTCGGCGACGGCCTCGTCCCCGGAGACCGAGGCCCGCCAGCGGATCGGGCTGTACACGATCCAGTGGGTGTCCGACGAGGGCGACCAGATCCTGTACAGCGAGGTCCACGGCTGCGACATGCTCTGCGACGCCGGGTTCCTGTACGCCCCCCACGGTGCGCGCGCCGACGCCGGCATGACCGTCTCGCACCTCACCGGGCCGTGGTACACCTACGTCGACGAGGGTTGAGAGAGGACCTGCGGCCCTACCGCCGCGCCGAGCACCCGGCGCAGGCTGGACGGTCGTGAGCATCCGTGCCTGGATCCTGGTCGCGGCGACAGCCGTGGGGCTCGCCCTCGCTGTCTCGCCCGCGGCGGCGCAGCAGCCGCCGCCGAGCTCGCCCCAGGACGAGGGCAACGAGCCGAACATCACCTACCGCGACGCCAGCGGCGATGTCCACGTCGTGCGGTTCGTCGACTGGCGCATCGAGGACATCCGGCTCAACGCCGGCGACCACGACATCAGCAGCCCGGGCTGGCCGAAGGCGACGGGGACGCCGTACGGGTACTCCAGTGCGATCGACCCGACCAAGCCCGAGGAGCACGTCGTCTACCGCGCGGCCAACGGTCACGTCATCGAGCTCTGGAAGCAGGACTACGCCGAGACGACCTGGCACAAGACCGACCTGACCAGCGCCGCCGGCACCAAGGCACGCAGCGCCGGCGACCCGCTGGGCTGGAGCTACGACACGTTGGGCCGGCAGTGGGTCGTCTACCGCGCGACCAACGGCCACCTCCACGGGCTCACGTGGACCAGGGCCGGCGACCACTGGAAGGACCTCGACCTCACCCGGGCCGCCCGCACGAGGGTCAAGGCGTCGGCCGACCCCACCGAGTTCGTCGACAGCACGGGAGCCACCCCCCGGGCGGTGCTCGTCTACCGCGGCACCGACCGGCACGTCCACCTGCTCGCGTGGACCGTCGGCGGCGCCTGGACGGCCTGGCACGACAGCGACGTGTCCGCACTCGCCCACTGGACGGGCAAGCCGTACGGACGTCCGTACGGCTGGGCCAGCGAGCCGTCGGCCACGACCCACGCGGTCCTCAACGTGACGGTCCGGACCGTCACCGGTCACGTCGAGCAGCTCTTCGGCGGCCACGGCCAGGCCTGGCGGCGCCACGACCTGACCATCGCGTCGGGGGCGACCGTCCGCGCGGTCAGCGACGTCCAGGGCACCGTCGGCCAGGACACCAGCTTCGGATACGCCGCCCTCGTCCAGTACGTCGGCGCCGACAAGCACCTCTACCGGATGGTCCTGCCGGCCGACCTCACCGGCCACCCCAACAACCGTGCCCTGTTCGCGGCCAGTCGCGCCGGGCTGTGGTTCCAGGACGGCCGCAGCGGCTACACGAGCTTTCTCGTCGGCCGGCACCTGTGGGTGTCCCAGGACGAGTGGGACCAGGGCGTCACGCAGGCCCTGGACCTGTCCGCCGGGTACGGCCCGCCGAGCTACCCGTACCCGGCCCCCGGGACCGGTACCGGCGGCTACTTCACGCCTGAGCCCTGAGCACGTCGAGGGCGTGCTGGAGGTCCGCCGGGTACGGCGAGCTGAAGGACACCGGCTCCCCCGTCGTGGGGTGCGCGAACGACAGGCGTACCGCGTGCAGCCACTGCCGCTGCAGCCCCAGCCGGGCTGCCAGTGCGGGGTCGGCGCCGTAGGTGAGGTCGCCGACGCAGGGGTGGCGCAGGGCGGCCAGGTGCACCCGGATCTGGTGCGTGCGCCCGGTCTCGAGGTGGATCTCCAGCAGGGACGCCCCCCGGAACGCCTCGAGGGTGTCGTAGTGGGTCACGCTCGGCTTGCCGCCCGCCACGACCGCCCAGCGGTAGTCGTGCACCGGGTGCCGGTCGATCGGCGCGTCGATCGTCCCGCGCGACGGGTCGAGGTGACCCTGCGCCAGCGCGTGGTAGACCTTGTCGACGCTGCGCTGCCGGAAGGCGTCCTTGAGCACCGAGTACGCCCGCTCGCTCTTGGCCACCACCATGACCCCCGACGTCCCGACGTCGAGGCGGTGGACGACCCCCTGCCGCTCGGCGGCGCCCGACGTCGACACCCGGTACCCGGCGGCCGCCAGCCCCTGGACGACGGTCGGCCCCGTCCAGCCCGGGCTCGGGTGCACCGCGACCCCGACCGGCTTGTCGACGACCACGATGTCCGGGTCGTCGTAGAGGATGGCGAGCCCGGGTACGTCCTGCGGCACGGCGACCTCGACCGCCGGCGCGGCGGGGAGCGTCACCTCCAGCCAGGCGCCGGCGTGCAGCCGCTCGCTCTTGCCCACCGGCGCACCGTCGAGGAGCACCAGCCCCTGACCGGCGAGCTCGGCGGCGCGCGTACGGCTCAGCCCGAACAGCCGCGCCAGCCCCGCGTCGACCCGCTCCCCCTCGAGCCCGTCGGGCACCGGCAGCGCGCGTACGTCGGGCCCGTCACTCATGCGCCGCACCCCGCCGGGACCCGTCGAACTCCACCCCGAACAGCGCGAGCAGGACCATCCCGATCGCCGAGCAGGTGATGGCGGAGTCGGCAAGGTTGAACACCGCGAAGTGCTGGGGGTGGATGAAGTCCACGACGTGTCCCTGGAAGAGCCCCGGCGCGCGGAAGATGCGGTCGGTGAGGTTCCCGACGGCGCCGCCGAGCAGGCCGCCGAGGCAGAGCGCCCACAACGTCGAGCCGAGGTTGCGGCTGCTGCGCAGGATGACCACGACGACGACCACGGCGATGAGCGTGAACAGCCAGGTCGAGCCCGTGCCCAGCGAGAACGCCGCGCCCGGGTTGCGCGTGTAGGTGATGGTGAGCCAGCCCCCGAGCAGGCGGATGTCCGCGTGCGTCGCCATGACGTGCACGACGATCGCCTTGCTGACCTGGTCGAGCACCCACACCGCGGCGGCGACCCCGAGGACGACCGGCAGGAGGGTGCCCCGCTTGTCGGTGGTCACGCTCTAGCGGCGCTCCTCGCGCTGCTTGTCCTCCTTGCACAGGGTCGCCCGCGGGAACGCCTGCAGCCGGCGCTTCCCGATCGGGTTCCCGCAGACCTCGCACACGCCGTACGTCCCGTCGGCGATCCGCTTGAGCGCCCGCTCGGTCTGGTCGAGCATGTCGCGGCTGTTCGCCGCGAGCGACATCTCGTGCTCCCGCTCGAAGGTCTTCGTCCCGGCGTCGGCCTGGTCGTCGCCCGCCCCGTCGCCGGAGTCGCGCAGCAGGTCCGCGAGGCCCTCCTCCGCGACGGCGATCTCACTGCGCAGCCGGGCCAGCTCGCTCTCGAGCTCGGTACGTACCTCCGCGAGCTCCGCCGCCGTCCACGGTGACTCGTCCTCGCGCACGACCAGCGCCTGGGGGGCGACCTTCTTCGCCGGCGCAGCCTTCGCCGGGGCAGCCTTCGCCGGGGTGGTCTTGGCCGGGGCCTTCGCGGGCGCAGTCTTGGCCGCCGCCTTGGTCGCCGTCTTGGTCGCCGCCTTGGCCGGCGCTGCCTTCGCGGGAGCCTTGGCAGCAGTCTTCGTTGCTGCCGACTTCGTTGCTGCCGACTTCGCGGGGGCCTTGGCCGCCGTCTTGGCGGGAGCCTTCGCTGGGGACTTCACCGGGGTCTTGGCGGCCTTCGCTGCCGTCTTTGTCGCCGTCTTTGCCGCCGTCTTCGCGGGAGCCTTCGCGGCCGCCTTTGCCGCTGCCTTGGCAGGCGCCTTGACCGCAGCCTTTGCCGTCTTGGTCCCTGCCTTCTTCGCCGGCGCCTTCGCGGCCTTCGCGGGGGCCTTCGCCGCCGTGGCGGCGGGAGCCTTGGCCGCCTTCGCGGCCGGCGCCTTCGCGGCCTTCGCCGCAGCCTTTGCCGCCGTCTTCGGCGGGGCCTTGGCGGGGGTCTTGGCCGCCTTGGCGGGGGTCTTGGCCGCAGACGCGGTGGCCGTGCGCTTGGCCGGGGACGTACGGGTGGCCGCCTTGACGACCTCGCCCAGGGCTCGCCGGACCCGCCCAGCGGCGCTGGTGCTCTCGGCCATCGACGTGTCCCCTCGTGCCGATCATGATCACGTACGGTTGCGGAAGGATAGGTTGCTCACACGTTCAACGGCAATCCGACGCGCTGCCGTCCGCCGGGTTAGGCGTCGGAGGGTCGATCGACCGACGGACGCCTAACAGGTCCGAGGAGGCCAGCGGGCCCGGTCCAGCTGTTAGGCGTGGGAGGGTCGATCGACCGACGGACGCCTAACACCTGGGCCAGGGAGCGGGCGGCTCGCTTACGATAGGTGACCGACCTGTACGGCGTTGACGGGGCCATCACCTCCGAGCCGCCGGAAGAACGGGCGCCGGGTGAGAGCCGGGCGCCTCACTAGACCCGGCAGCAGGCGACCTCGAGTGGGGTGCGCGTGCGCACCCAAGGAGGGTGGTACCGCGGGACCCGGGCGCGGCACGGGGCTCGTCCCTCCGCCGAGACGAGCCACCCCGAGGGGCCCGCTGTGGCGAAGGACCACCCGATGTACGCCGCCGTCCCGGCGCAGGTCGACCTGCCCGCCCTGGACCAGCAGGTGCTGGCCTTCTGGGACGCCCACGACGTGTTCCGGCGCAGCGTGGCCGCCTCGGCGGGCCGTCCGCCGTGGATCTTCTACGAGGGCCCGCCGACCGCCAACGGGATGCCCGGCACCCACCACGTCGAGGCGCGCGTCTTCAAGGACCTCTTCCCGCGCTACCGGACGATGAAGGGCTACCACGTCCCCCGCAAGGCCGGCTGGGACTGCCACGGCCTGCCGGTCGAGCTCGCCGTCGAGCAGGAGCTCGGCTTTCGCGTGAAGGGCGACATCGAGGCGTACGGCGTCGCCGAGTTCAACGCCCGCTGCCGCGAGAGCGTCGTGCGCCACGTCGACGCCTTCGTCGAGATGACCCGGCGGATGGGCTACTGGGTCGACCTCTCCCAGGCGTACTGGACGATGGACCCCTCCTACGTCGAGTCGGTGTGGTGGTCTCTCAAGCGGATCTGGGACGCCGGGCTGCTGGTCCAGGACCATCGCGTGACGCCGTACTGCCCCCGCTGCGGCACCGGCCTGTCCGACCACGAGCTGGCCCAGGGCTACGAGACCGTGGTCGACCCCTCGGTCTACGTCCGCTTCCCGCTCACCTCCGGGCCGCTGGCCGGCCGGGCGTCGCTGCTGGTGTGGACCACGACGCCGTGGACGCTGGTCTCCAACACCGCGGTCGCCGTGCACCCGGACGTGACCTACGTGGTCGCGACCGACGGCGAGGAGCGCCTCGTCGTCGCCGAGCCGCTGCTGGGGGCCGCCCTCGGCGAGGGGTGGACCATCGAGACGACGTACGCCGGCCGCGACCTCGAGCGCTGGACCTACGACCCCCCGTTCGGCCTCGTCGACATCCCGGACGCGCACTACGTCGTGCTCGCCGACTACGTGACGACCGACGACGGCTCCGGCCTGGTCCACCAGGCGCCGGCCTTCGGTGCGGACGACCTCGCGGTCTCGCGGGCGTACGGCCTGCCCGTCGTCAACCCCGTCCTGCCGGACGGCCGCTTCGCCGAGGACGTGCCGCTGGTCGGCGGGACGTTCTTCAAGAAGGCCGATCAGGCCCTGGTGGCCGACCTCCAGCAGCGCGGGCTGCTGGTCAAGCACCAGCCCTACGAGCACGCCTACCCGCACTGCTGGCGCTGCCACACCGTCCTCATCTACTACGCGCAGCCGTCCTGGTACATCCGCACCACCGCGATCAAGGACGCGCTGCTGCGCGAGAACGAGCGCACCAACTGGTACCCCGACACCATCAAGTGGGGCCGCTACGGCGACTGGCTGCACAACAACATCGACTGGGCGCTCTCGCGCAACCGCTACTGGGGCACCCCGCTGCCCATCTGGGTCTGCGGCGAGGGCCACCAGACATGCGTCGCCTCCCGTGCCGAGCTCGGCGAGCTCGCCGGCCGGGACCTCTCCGAGCTCGACCCGCACCGGCCCTACGTCGACGACGTGACCCTCCCCTGCCCGCAGTGCGGCGAGCAGGCCCGCCGCGTACCCGAGGTGATCGACGCCTGGTACGACTCCGGGTCGATGCCCTTCGCCCAGTGGGGGTACCCGCACGCCGAGGGCAGCGCCGAGGCGTTCGAGGCGGCGTACCCGGCGAACTACATCTGCGAGGCGATCGACCAGACCCGCGGCTGGTTCTACACGCTGATGGCGGTCGGCACGCTCGTCTTCGACCGCTCCAGCTACGAGGACGTCGTCTGCCTCGGCCACATCCTCGCCGAGGACGGCCGCAAGATGAGCAAGCACCTCGGCAACATCCTCGAGCCGATCCCGCTGATGGACACCCACGGCGCGGACGCCGTGCGCTGGTTCATGGCCGCCACCGGCTCGCCGTGGCTGCCGCGGCGCATCGGGCACACGGCGCTGCAGGACATCGTGCGCAAGGTGCTGCTGACGTACTGGAACACGGTCGCGTTCCAGTCGCTGTACGCCCGCGCGGCCGGCTGGTCGCCCGCCGACGGCGCGCCCCCCCTCGCCGAGCGCGGCGTCCTCGACCGCTGGGCGCTGTCCGAGGCGCACCGCCTCGCGCGCGACGTCGACGCGGCGCTGGAGGTCTACGACACCCAGAAGGCGGGCCGGCTGCTGACCGCCTTCGTCGACGACCTGTCCAACTGGTACGTGCGCCGCTCCCGGCGACGCTTCTGGCGCGGCGAGCCCGCCGCGCTGGCCACCCTGCACGAGTGCCTGCGCACCCTCACCCTGG comes from Actinomycetes bacterium and encodes:
- the ileS gene encoding isoleucine--tRNA ligase, which produces MYAAVPAQVDLPALDQQVLAFWDAHDVFRRSVAASAGRPPWIFYEGPPTANGMPGTHHVEARVFKDLFPRYRTMKGYHVPRKAGWDCHGLPVELAVEQELGFRVKGDIEAYGVAEFNARCRESVVRHVDAFVEMTRRMGYWVDLSQAYWTMDPSYVESVWWSLKRIWDAGLLVQDHRVTPYCPRCGTGLSDHELAQGYETVVDPSVYVRFPLTSGPLAGRASLLVWTTTPWTLVSNTAVAVHPDVTYVVATDGEERLVVAEPLLGAALGEGWTIETTYAGRDLERWTYDPPFGLVDIPDAHYVVLADYVTTDDGSGLVHQAPAFGADDLAVSRAYGLPVVNPVLPDGRFAEDVPLVGGTFFKKADQALVADLQQRGLLVKHQPYEHAYPHCWRCHTVLIYYAQPSWYIRTTAIKDALLRENERTNWYPDTIKWGRYGDWLHNNIDWALSRNRYWGTPLPIWVCGEGHQTCVASRAELGELAGRDLSELDPHRPYVDDVTLPCPQCGEQARRVPEVIDAWYDSGSMPFAQWGYPHAEGSAEAFEAAYPANYICEAIDQTRGWFYTLMAVGTLVFDRSSYEDVVCLGHILAEDGRKMSKHLGNILEPIPLMDTHGADAVRWFMAATGSPWLPRRIGHTALQDIVRKVLLTYWNTVAFQSLYARAAGWSPADGAPPLAERGVLDRWALSEAHRLARDVDAALEVYDTQKAGRLLTAFVDDLSNWYVRRSRRRFWRGEPAALATLHECLRTLTLVLAPLTPFVTERVWQDLFAATSADEPASVHLAAWPATDPAVVDDTLAARVGLVRRLVELGRSARAESRIPTRQPLGRALVASPGWADLPADLRAEVAEELNVASLESLSGAAGELVDVSAKGNFRSLGKRFGQRTPLVAAAIAAADAGALAAALRSTGSATVTVDGGPVEVGTDDVVLSETPRSGWAVAADAADTVALDLTITPALRRAGLAREAVRLIQDARKASGLDVSDRISLSWLAEGETAEAMREHGGLVAEEVLATSMAEQVGGGGEFGDPDLGLRFWLARA
- a CDS encoding TraR/DksA C4-type zinc finger protein; this translates as MAESTSAAGRVRRALGEVVKAATRTSPAKRTATASAAKTPAKAAKTPAKAPPKTAAKAAAKAAKAPAAKAAKAPAATAAKAPAKAAKAPAKKAGTKTAKAAVKAPAKAAAKAAAKAPAKTAAKTATKTAAKAAKTPVKSPAKAPAKTAAKAPAKSAATKSAATKTAAKAPAKAAPAKAATKTATKAAAKTAPAKAPAKTTPAKAAPAKAAPAKKVAPQALVVREDESPWTAAELAEVRTELESELARLRSEIAVAEEGLADLLRDSGDGAGDDQADAGTKTFEREHEMSLAANSRDMLDQTERALKRIADGTYGVCEVCGNPIGKRRLQAFPRATLCKEDKQREERR
- the lspA gene encoding signal peptidase II, coding for MTTDKRGTLLPVVLGVAAAVWVLDQVSKAIVVHVMATHADIRLLGGWLTITYTRNPGAAFSLGTGSTWLFTLIAVVVVVVILRSSRNLGSTLWALCLGGLLGGAVGNLTDRIFRAPGLFQGHVVDFIHPQHFAVFNLADSAITCSAIGMVLLALFGVEFDGSRRGAAHE
- a CDS encoding RluA family pseudouridine synthase, whose protein sequence is MSDGPDVRALPVPDGLEGERVDAGLARLFGLSRTRAAELAGQGLVLLDGAPVGKSERLHAGAWLEVTLPAAPAVEVAVPQDVPGLAILYDDPDIVVVDKPVGVAVHPSPGWTGPTVVQGLAAAGYRVSTSGAAERQGVVHRLDVGTSGVMVVAKSERAYSVLKDAFRQRSVDKVYHALAQGHLDPSRGTIDAPIDRHPVHDYRWAVVAGGKPSVTHYDTLEAFRGASLLEIHLETGRTHQIRVHLAALRHPCVGDLTYGADPALAARLGLQRQWLHAVRLSFAHPTTGEPVSFSSPYPADLQHALDVLRAQA
- a CDS encoding GNAT family N-acetyltransferase, translating into MPYVGLPEVSVKLAESSLDLAGALRVRYVVFVEEQGVPLDLERDERDATADHVVALRGEEYVGAGRLVIEEPGFLGLDAALGPVGHLGRIAVLGSLRGAGVGAQLVRALESRAAERGLHLVYLGAQTHALGFYERLGYVAFGAEFDDAGLPHRHMWHPL